The proteins below are encoded in one region of Podarcis raffonei isolate rPodRaf1 chromosome 8, rPodRaf1.pri, whole genome shotgun sequence:
- the KCNG4 gene encoding potassium voltage-gated channel subfamily G member 4, with protein sequence MPILSGGSDHDYSYNSCTSLNHLFPISVVETPPAKGVHYQRAQRIYHPDRLGTVDLKREIMVNVGGIKYLLPWSTLDEFPASRLSKLKFCSSYEEIIQLCDDYDEDTQEFFFDRNPNVFGVIVSFLAAGKLMLLRDTCALSFQEELKYWGIEESNLENCCFRKLFQKAEELAEVRREEEMQMSKVTACVLEEETKFGQFMSKLRDMVENPRSGLPGKIFACLSILFVATTAISLCVSTMPDLREEEDRGECSQKCYYIFIIETICVAWFSLEFCLRFIQAKSKCQFFKGPLNIIDFLAISPYYASLIVLDDEPTEKDSRPSGSSYLEKVGLVLRVLRALRILYVMRLARHSLGLQTLGLTVRRSAREFGLLLLFLCVAVTLFSPLVYLAENESGKILEFTSIPASYWWAIISMTTVGYGDMVPRSVPGQMVALSSILSGILIMAFPATSIFHTFSHSYSELRREHERLQSRIMRLKNANTSGESDTLNESESFTTDATGSPIKYIYKG encoded by the exons ATGCCTATTCTCTCTGGAGGCAGTGACCACGACTACAGCTACAATTCCTGCACTTCCTTGAACCACCTGTTTCCCATCTCAGTGGTCGAGACTCCCCCTGCCAAAGGGGTCCACTACCAACGGGCCCAGAGGATTTACCACCCAGATCGGCTCGGGACAGTCGATCTGAAGAGGGAGATCATGGTCAACGTTGGCGGCATCAAGTACCTGTTGCCCTGGAGCACCTTGGACGAGTTCCCCGCATCCCGGCTGAGCAAGCTGAAGTTCTGCAGCAGCTACGAAGAGATAATCCAGCTGTGTGATGACTACGATGAAGACACGCAAGAGTTTTTCTTCGACCGGAACCCCAACGTTTTTGGGGTGATTGTCAGCTTCCTTGCGGCAGGGAAACTGATGCTCCTCCGCGACACCTGTGCCTTGTCCTTCCAGGAGGAGCTGAAGTACTGGGGGATCGAGGAGTCCAACTTGGAGAACTGCTGCTTCCGGAAGCTCTTCCAGAAGGCTGAGGAGCTGGCCGAGGTGCGCAGAGAGGAGGAGATGCAGATGAGCAAAGTGACGGCCTGCGTCCTGGAAGAGGAGACCAAATTTGGCCAGTTTATGAGCAAGCTGAGGGACATGGTGGAAAACCCCCGGTCGGGCCTCCCGGGGAAAATCTTTGCTTGCCTCTCCATCCTCTTTGTGGCCACCACAGCGATAAGCCTTTGTGTTAGCACCATGCCGGACTTaagggaagaagaagacagg GGCGAATGTTCCCAAAAGTGCTATTACATCTTCATCATTGAGACCATCTGCGTGGCTTGGTTCTCCCTGGAGTTCTGCCTCCGATTCATCCAGGCCAAGAGCAAATGTCAGTTTTTCAAAGGTCCTCTGAACATCATCGACTTCTTGGCCATCTCCCCATATTATGCATCCCTCATTGTGCTGGATGACGAGCCCACTGAGAAAGACAGCAGGCCGAGCGGGAGCTCGTACCTCGAGAAGGTGGGCTTGGTGCTACGGGTCTTACGTGCCTTGAGGATACTGTATGTCATGCGCCTTGCTAGGCACTCTTTGGGATTGCAGACTTTGGGCCTCACCGTCCGGAGGAGCGCAAGAGAGTTTGGCCTGCTCTTGCTCTTCCTGTGTGTAGCCGTCACCCTCTTTTCCCCCCTGGTCTACCTTGCAGAGAACGAATCTGGGAAGATCCTGGAGTTTACCAGCATCCCTGCCTCTTACTGGTGGGCTATCATATCTATGACTACAGTGGGCTATGGGGACATGGTACCCAGGAGCGTCCCGGGCCAGATGGTTGCCCTAAGCAGCATCCTGAGTGGGATACTCATTATGGCTTTCCCAGCCACCTCCATATTCCACACATTCTCCCACTCCTACTCTGAGCTGAGGAGGGAGCATGAGCGGCTACAGTCCCGAATCATGAGGCTAAAGAACGCCAACACTTCTGGTGAGAGTGACACATTGAACGAGAGTGAAAGCTTCACTACGGATGCAACTGGCTCACCCATCAAGTACATCTACAAAGGATAA